A stretch of DNA from Pyramidobacter porci:
GGTGGAGGCGTCTCTGCTGCGCAGCGTGGACTGCCCGGCCGATCGTTTTGCCGAGGAAGTGGCCGATCTGAGCCGGGTCTTTGAGAGCGTTTTCGATCAGCTTGCCGCGCTGCTGCCCGACGGGAAAAGTTTCACGGCCTATCCGCCGGAGCTGAAAAACGACACGGCCGAGCTGCTGGTCAAATGCGACCGGATCATCGGCCATCTGGACGAACTTCAGGAAGCGGCCGCCGGCGGCGGGCACGACGCGAACGCCCTGCGGGACGACGGCGGGATCGCCGTCTGGAACGGCGAACTGACGGCGTTCCGCGACTCGCTGCGCTGGTGCTACGACACGCAGAACTATCCCGAGTGGGCCTATTGGCGCGAGGGCGGCAGCCTGAAGAGCTCCTGTGTGAACGGCGGCGACCTGATCCCGCCGGCCTTCGACGACGATGAGATAAAAGTCGTCGCCCTGTCGGCGACGATGACGGTGGACAATTCGTTCGAGTATTGGGCCAACGAGACGGGGCTGGCCCCCGACGAGACGGCGGTGCTCGATTCGCCGTTCGATCTGTCTTCGCTGATGGAGATCGACGTCGTCGATCTGGGGATGCCGGTGATGTCGCCGGGCTACGCCGACGCGGTGGCGCGGGTGTGCCGCAAATACGCGCGCGAAAACGGCGGCGCGACGCTGATCCTGCTCTCGTCGCGGCGGCTGCTGACGGCCGTTTCCGCTTATCTGAAGATGAACGCTGAAAAGGATCGGCTGAATATCCTCGTGCAGGGCGACCTGCCGCGCACGGAACTGCTGGAACTGTTCAAGGAAAACGAGCGCAGCGTGCTGGTGGGCATGGCGTCGTTCCGCGAGGGCATCGACGTGCCCGGCGAGGCGCTCACGCAGGTGATCATCGACCGCATTCCTTTTCCCCATCCCGACGATCCCGTCGGCGAGGCGCGCGCCAAACTGGAGGGCCGCGAAAATTTCGTCAAGGTGGTGCTGCCCAGCGCCAAAATGCAGCTGCGCCAGGCGGCGGGGCGGCTGATCCGCTCCGGCGCCGATCGGGGGCGCGTGGTGATCCTCGACGGGCGCATCGTGACCCGCCCCGACTGGAAAATATTGAACAGCCTGCCGGCGGTCCCTGTAAAAAAATACCGCCTGGTCGGCGCTCGTAAATGAATTTGCGTATTTACAACTTCGCCCCGGATGTGATATAGTTCGAGGGCTGAATTGACTATCCAGAAAAGTATTTTCATGCTGGAGTTCCTAAATTAGGAGGTGTACATCGGATGAAGCAGACTTTTCAGCCTCACGTCAGATCGCGCAAGAGGGGCATGGGATTCCTCGCCCGTTCCCGGTCCCACGGCGGACGCGGCGTGCTCGCCGCGCGTCGCGCCAAAGGCCGCAAGCGCCTGGCCGTCTAATCCGCAAGCCTTGGTCTTCCCATATCCCGCTTCATTACGGCTTAAACAGGGCTGGGAATACGACACACTATTCCGCACCGGCAGTCGTTTAAAAGGCAGGCTGGTGCGGTTGTTGTTTGTTAAGGCGCCTGACGGTAAAACGCGCTTCGCCATGGCGGTCGGCAAAAAGGCGGCCAAAGCGCACCTGCGCAACCGCGGCCGCCGTGTGCTCAAGGAATCGCTGCGCCGTCTCCATCCCTGGATGAAAGAGGGCTGGTGGTTCGCCTGCATGCTGAACGAGCAGGGGCTTCGGGCGAAAGCCGACGAGGTGTATGCCGATCTTGGCGCTTTGTTGAAGCGCAAAGGCTTTATGAAAGATGACTGGCCCGGTGCGATCTGGTATCAGTAGATTTTTCGTCTGGCTTTTGGTGTTGCCGATCCGCGGCTACAAGCGCTGGATCTCGCCGCTGCTGGGCCATCGCTGCCGTTTTTATCCCAGCTGTTCAAGCTACGCCGTCGAAGCGCTGAAAGTTCACGGCCCCGTCAAAGGGCTGGCGCTCGCCGTCTGGCGGCTGCTCCGCTGCGGCCCCTGGAGCGAGGGCGGTTTCGACCCGGTGCCGCCGGCGCGGAAAAAACGTTTCTGACCATTCTTATGGTTTATAAAATTTCTGAGAAGGTGACGGAATCTTGTGGAAAGCTCTGAGTGATTATCTTTTTCAGTTTTTGAACCTCCTTTACAGCATGACCGGCAACTGGGGCTGGGCTATCGTCGCCCTGACGGTGATCGTCCGCCTGGTGCTGCATCCCCTGAACGCCAAGCAGATGCGCAGCATGCAGCAGATGCAGCGTCTTCAGCCTCGTCTCAAGGTGCTTCAGGAAAAATACGCCAATGACCGCGATACCCTCAGCCGCGAGACGATGGCGCTCTACAAGGAGAACAAGGTCAATCCGGCTTCGGGCTGTCTGCCGCTGATCATCCAGCTGCCGATCCTGATCCTGCTGTTCAACGTGCTGCGCGACGCCAGCGCTCAGTTCGGCGAAGCCACTTTCTGCGGCGTGCCTCTGGCCGGCACGGTGCTTTCCTCGATTGCCAAGGCGGTCGGTTTCAGCGGCGATCCTCTGACGGCCGGTTTCATGGACACGTGCCGCGCCATCGGCGCCAATCCCGCGGGACTTTCCGCCGTCGGCGTCTGGCTGCCGATTACGTTCCTGCTGCTGTTCATCGTCTTTTTGACTTGGTACCAGCAGAAGCTCAGCGCGCAGGGCAATCCGCAGATGGCGACGATGAACATCGTCATGCCCATCTTCATGGGGTTCATCTGCCTTTCCATGCCCGGCGGACTGCTCCTTTACTGGATGCTGTCCTCGCTGTTCGCCGTGATCCAGCAGTGGTTCACGGTGCACAAGGTGGCTAAAGAGGAGAAGCCCGTCCTGTTCAAGGACAAGCCCCGCGAGGGCGAGGCGCCCGCTCAGAAGGCCGTCTTTGCGCCCCGTCCCGTCAGAGAAAAACGCCCCGCTTCCAAGCGCGAGCTCGGGGAAATCCCCTCCGCCGCCGTGCAGAGCGGTGAAGCTTACGATGATTTCAGCGACTTCATCCCCAAACGGCATAAGTAAGGCCTGACACCGAAGGAGGTTCCCGCACGATGGAAGAAAACATTCTGAAGACTCAGGACGACGAAGTGCTGGTGCTGGAAGTTTCCTCGGAAGACGAGGCGCGCGACCGCGCCGCGTCTCATTGGAACATCGCCAGGGAAGATGTGCTCCTCACCATCGTCGGCGAAGAGAAAAAACTCTTCGGACTTTTCGGCCGCAAGCTGAAGGTCGAAGCGCGCCGCCCCGCCGTCCCCGCGGCGGGACCGGCGAAAGCGGCCGAAGCGAACGGCGGATTTGTCGTTTTGCTTGAAAGAGTCCTGAAGGCGGCGGGGCTTGACCTCGAAGTCAATGTCCAGTCCGACGGCTCGGTCAACCTCTCCGGCCCCGACAGCCGCATCCTGCTGGCCGGCCGTCAGGGCGAGGGACTGAAAGCCCTCGATTACATCGTCAACCTGATGGCCCGCAACGACGGTCCCGTGCCTCACGTGCGCATCGACTGCGAGGGATTCCGCCGCAAGCGCGAGAAGGATCTTGAGCGCATCGCCATGGACGCCGCCAAGGAAGCGATGAAGACGCGGCGCACCGTGTACCTTCAGCCCATGTCCAGCTGGGAGCGCCGCATCGTCCATCTGACCCTGCGCGAAAGCGCCAACGTGGAAACTCATTCCATCGGCGTCGAACCCGGCCGCAAAGTGGCCGTCCGCCTGATCAGCGGCGGACGCCCCGAGCGCCGTTACGAGAGTGAGGGCGAGGAGCGGCGCGAACGTCCCGACCGGCGGCACGGCGAACGCTCCGGCAGCCGCCGGCCCCGCCGCCGCCGTTCCAGCCGCCCGGACATTTCGCCGGCCGGGCAGTCTCGGGTTCCAACGGACGACAACGCAGAATAACAAAAAAACCCATCCCGATGTTTAAGGTATCGGGATGGATTTTTTTGTGCCCGTCTGTGGAAATGAAACGGCGAAAGAGGGGTCAGCCGGCAGTGCGTTCGAGCCTCAGATGCTCCGTCAGAAATGCGTCCATGGCGCGGTAGAAGTCGAAACGGTTTTCTTCGTTGTGGAAGCCGTGTCCCTCGTTGTCCTTGACCATGTACTGCACTTTCACTCCGCGGCGGCGCATGGCCTCGACCATGGCGTCGGACTGCGCCTTGACGACGCGGGGATCGTTGGCGCCCTGGGCGATGAACAGCGGTACGCTGATCCTGTCGGCGTGGAGCGCGGGCGAGGTGGCTTCGAACTGGGCTTTGTCCTTTTCGGGATGGCCGATGGTCTCGTACATCTGTTCGAGCAGCGGTTTCCAGTATTCGGGGATGGACTGGAAGAGCGTGAAGATGTTGCTGACGCCCACGTAATCGACGCCGCAGGCGTAGAGTTCGGGCGTCTTGATCAGCCCCATCAGCGTGGCGTAGCCGCCGTAGGAGCCGCCGTAAATGGCGATGCGCTTGGGATCGGCGATGCCCTGATCGATCAGCCATGTGACGCCGTCGGTGATGTCGTCCTGCTGTTTCAGTCCCCACTGTTTGAAGCCGGCCTCCCAGAAGGCTTTGCCGTAGCCGGTGGAGACGCGGTAATTGACCTGCAGCACGGCCAGGCCGCGGTTGGCAAGGAGCTGGGCTTCGGTGTCGTAGCCCCAAGTGTCGCGGGCTTCGGGGCCGCCGTGGACGACGACGATCGCGGGCAGATTTTTCGCTTCCACGCCGACGGGCAGCGTCAGATAGCCGTGAATGGTCAGTCCGTCGCGGGCTGAATAGCTGATCGGTTTCATCTCGGCGAGATATTCTTCCTTGAGCCACGGGTAGAAATCGGTGACCTGCGTAAAGGCGCCGGGCTGGTCTTTGTCGTAGTAATACAGCCGTCCGGGCACGCGGTCGGAGCCGACGGAAACGAACATGCGCTTTTCGTCCTTCGACATGTCGCTGACGCCGACGCGCAGGCCGGGGAACTGCGCCTGAAGCTTGTTGTAAAAGGTCTCGGCTTCCGTGTCGAAGTAGACGCGGTGCAGTTTGTCGGTGTAGTAGGTGGCGCCGAGCAGTTTTTTGTGCAGATTGGACCAGATGATGCCGCCGACGCCGGCTTCGTCGTTTTCATAGATCAGTTTCTGCGTGCCGGCGGCGGGATCGTACTCGAACAGCGCACCCTTGTCGCGGCCGATGTCGGAAATGACGTAGAGGCGTTTGTTGTCGGCCGTAAAGACCTGGGGCGAGACGCTGTCGCGGAAATCGGTCTCGAACAGCGTTTTCCACGGCAAGTTTTCGCTGTCGCGATAGAGCAGCCGCGTGGTGGTGCCCACGTATTCGGTGGCGAGGCGTAGTTTGCCGTCGTGGTCGGTGCCCCAGCCCACGATTGTGCCGGGATTCTCGGCGATCAGTTCAAGCGCCCCGGTGAGCACGTTCAGGCGGTAGACGTCGAAGACACGGCGGTCGCGTTTGTTCATTTCGATGAGGATGTGTTCGTCGTCCTCCTCGAGCTGGTCGACGATGCCGCTTTTGACGCCGTCGAACGGCGTCATGTCCCTGACGTCGGAGCCGTCTCTGGCGACGGAATAGATGTGGTGGTTCTCGTCGCCGCCCTTGTCCTGCATGTAGACGAGGCGGTCGTTGCTGACCCAGCCGTAGCCGGCGATGTCGCGTTCGGTGGCCGAAGTGACGCGCGTGCCTTCGCCCGATCCGAGCGCGTCGACGGCGGCGACGTAGACGTTCATGCGGCCTTTCCAAGGGGCCAGCCAGGCGTAGTGGAGCCCGTCGGGCGCGATCGTGAAGCGGGCCTTGTCCGGCAGACGGAAAAAGTCCTCAACGGGGATCAGCGGCGGGCGCTGGGCTGCGCCGGCGCTCGAGGCAAGCGTCAGCAGAGCGGCGATCAGAAGCAGAAATTTCAAAGCGATCAGTCCTTTCGATAGCGTTGAATTGGAAAACACCTTTGTAGTTTAGCAGAATCGGCGGGAAAGAACATGGCGAAACGCACAATATGGAATTTTTTTTGCGGCAGCCCGTCGAGGGGAGGATTTTGACTTTCGCCT
This window harbors:
- a CDS encoding ribonuclease P protein component — protein: MVFPYPASLRLKQGWEYDTLFRTGSRLKGRLVRLLFVKAPDGKTRFAMAVGKKAAKAHLRNRGRRVLKESLRRLHPWMKEGWWFACMLNEQGLRAKADEVYADLGALLKRKGFMKDDWPGAIWYQ
- a CDS encoding ATP-dependent DNA helicase: MEDFFGPEGILNARLPNFEYRRQQRELAEKIENFLQSDRRLLAAEAPTGVGKTYAMLVPAMRWAAANNSTVLVLTSGITLQEQLIYKDIPALLDVLGLDLPYGLLKGRGNYACIRKAREIGAEGFLDFGGDKGQASRDISGWLYATETGDLSELSLGDTHPARERIASSYLTCLGPYCPHHERCFYNKVIRNLSHWRVIVANYHVYFSYVLGQRKPFPAPFGLLICDEAHKMEDAARAVTQVGVDARDWQRLLRRAPRLDKVEASLLRSVDCPADRFAEEVADLSRVFESVFDQLAALLPDGKSFTAYPPELKNDTAELLVKCDRIIGHLDELQEAAAGGGHDANALRDDGGIAVWNGELTAFRDSLRWCYDTQNYPEWAYWREGGSLKSSCVNGGDLIPPAFDDDEIKVVALSATMTVDNSFEYWANETGLAPDETAVLDSPFDLSSLMEIDVVDLGMPVMSPGYADAVARVCRKYARENGGATLILLSSRRLLTAVSAYLKMNAEKDRLNILVQGDLPRTELLELFKENERSVLVGMASFREGIDVPGEALTQVIIDRIPFPHPDDPVGEARAKLEGRENFVKVVLPSAKMQLRQAAGRLIRSGADRGRVVILDGRIVTRPDWKILNSLPAVPVKKYRLVGARK
- a CDS encoding Jag family protein, encoding MEENILKTQDDEVLVLEVSSEDEARDRAASHWNIAREDVLLTIVGEEKKLFGLFGRKLKVEARRPAVPAAGPAKAAEANGGFVVLLERVLKAAGLDLEVNVQSDGSVNLSGPDSRILLAGRQGEGLKALDYIVNLMARNDGPVPHVRIDCEGFRRKREKDLERIAMDAAKEAMKTRRTVYLQPMSSWERRIVHLTLRESANVETHSIGVEPGRKVAVRLISGGRPERRYESEGEERRERPDRRHGERSGSRRPRRRRSSRPDISPAGQSRVPTDDNAE
- a CDS encoding YidC/Oxa1 family membrane protein insertase — translated: MWKALSDYLFQFLNLLYSMTGNWGWAIVALTVIVRLVLHPLNAKQMRSMQQMQRLQPRLKVLQEKYANDRDTLSRETMALYKENKVNPASGCLPLIIQLPILILLFNVLRDASAQFGEATFCGVPLAGTVLSSIAKAVGFSGDPLTAGFMDTCRAIGANPAGLSAVGVWLPITFLLLFIVFLTWYQQKLSAQGNPQMATMNIVMPIFMGFICLSMPGGLLLYWMLSSLFAVIQQWFTVHKVAKEEKPVLFKDKPREGEAPAQKAVFAPRPVREKRPASKRELGEIPSAAVQSGEAYDDFSDFIPKRHK
- the yidD gene encoding membrane protein insertion efficiency factor YidD, which codes for MRSGISRFFVWLLVLPIRGYKRWISPLLGHRCRFYPSCSSYAVEALKVHGPVKGLALAVWRLLRCGPWSEGGFDPVPPARKKRF
- a CDS encoding S9 family peptidase, whose translation is MKFLLLIAALLTLASSAGAAQRPPLIPVEDFFRLPDKARFTIAPDGLHYAWLAPWKGRMNVYVAAVDALGSGEGTRVTSATERDIAGYGWVSNDRLVYMQDKGGDENHHIYSVARDGSDVRDMTPFDGVKSGIVDQLEEDDEHILIEMNKRDRRVFDVYRLNVLTGALELIAENPGTIVGWGTDHDGKLRLATEYVGTTTRLLYRDSENLPWKTLFETDFRDSVSPQVFTADNKRLYVISDIGRDKGALFEYDPAAGTQKLIYENDEAGVGGIIWSNLHKKLLGATYYTDKLHRVYFDTEAETFYNKLQAQFPGLRVGVSDMSKDEKRMFVSVGSDRVPGRLYYYDKDQPGAFTQVTDFYPWLKEEYLAEMKPISYSARDGLTIHGYLTLPVGVEAKNLPAIVVVHGGPEARDTWGYDTEAQLLANRGLAVLQVNYRVSTGYGKAFWEAGFKQWGLKQQDDITDGVTWLIDQGIADPKRIAIYGGSYGGYATLMGLIKTPELYACGVDYVGVSNIFTLFQSIPEYWKPLLEQMYETIGHPEKDKAQFEATSPALHADRISVPLFIAQGANDPRVVKAQSDAMVEAMRRRGVKVQYMVKDNEGHGFHNEENRFDFYRAMDAFLTEHLRLERTAG
- the rpmH gene encoding 50S ribosomal protein L34, with amino-acid sequence MKQTFQPHVRSRKRGMGFLARSRSHGGRGVLAARRAKGRKRLAV